The proteins below are encoded in one region of Reichenbachiella sp. 5M10:
- a CDS encoding SusE domain-containing protein → MKNILKIYTALLLALVMSSCEEELVEKAILDTDAAVNELSALPSSSYVFLYEEAGDAFDTFEWTAADYGFSASVVYQLQVAPSGSDFSDAMALGSTQEDTLSLTQGALNTALLSLGAMPEEAYAVDFRVVSSIGEGVDPVASNTISASITTYATTFPPIYLIGDAQNWDLAAPMVLESTGPGEYIGIGPFVADGFFRFFETPAWDATQWNADYFEGGTIPDVLINSGDGDANFQYTSTDQDYQITVNLNTKTITMEDAPTLYIIGDDQGWDTNTAFQLGAIAPGVFEGTTTFTQGSIWRFFEHADWAATQYNYTYFEGGTIPADLTDGGPADNNFTNGAATGAYTITVNLNEKTIEMVAGELEEEEEEEEEETPTEVTTLFLVGDDQGWSFGTAYELTYLGDGKFEGTTDFTNGSSFRFFGEMDNWSDPVFGYSYFAEGSVTEVLGDNEDADSNFVVVGETGSYAIAIDLTAKTIELTQ, encoded by the coding sequence ATGAAGAATATTCTTAAAATATATACAGCGCTATTGCTGGCTTTGGTCATGTCGAGTTGTGAAGAAGAACTCGTCGAAAAGGCCATCTTAGATACGGACGCGGCAGTCAACGAACTGTCAGCATTGCCCTCAAGTAGTTACGTTTTTTTGTATGAGGAGGCAGGTGATGCATTCGATACATTCGAATGGACTGCAGCGGATTATGGATTCTCTGCATCGGTTGTATATCAGTTGCAAGTGGCTCCATCAGGCAGTGATTTCTCAGATGCCATGGCACTGGGCTCGACGCAGGAAGATACCTTGTCTCTGACTCAAGGTGCGTTGAATACTGCGTTGTTGAGTTTGGGTGCTATGCCAGAGGAGGCGTATGCTGTGGATTTTAGAGTGGTGTCATCGATTGGTGAGGGAGTTGATCCTGTTGCTTCCAATACCATCTCTGCATCAATCACGACTTACGCAACGACATTTCCTCCGATCTATTTGATAGGGGATGCCCAAAATTGGGACTTGGCTGCTCCGATGGTTTTGGAGAGTACAGGTCCAGGTGAGTACATAGGTATCGGCCCATTTGTGGCTGACGGATTTTTCCGATTCTTCGAGACGCCGGCTTGGGATGCTACCCAGTGGAATGCAGACTATTTCGAAGGTGGAACGATACCCGATGTGTTGATCAATTCGGGGGATGGTGATGCCAACTTCCAGTATACGAGCACTGATCAAGATTATCAGATCACTGTGAATCTCAACACCAAGACCATCACGATGGAAGATGCGCCGACGCTGTATATCATTGGTGATGACCAGGGATGGGATACCAATACGGCTTTCCAGTTGGGAGCGATTGCTCCGGGTGTGTTCGAAGGGACGACCACTTTCACACAGGGGAGTATTTGGAGATTCTTTGAGCACGCCGATTGGGCTGCTACACAGTACAATTATACCTACTTCGAAGGAGGTACGATTCCTGCTGATTTGACGGACGGCGGACCTGCAGACAACAACTTCACCAACGGTGCAGCCACGGGAGCTTATACGATCACAGTGAACCTCAATGAGAAGACGATCGAGATGGTCGCTGGAGAGTTAGAAGAAGAAGAGGAGGAGGAAGAGGAAGAAACACCAACGGAAGTCACGACGCTGTTTTTGGTGGGAGATGACCAAGGGTGGTCTTTTGGGACAGCCTACGAACTGACTTATCTCGGGGATGGCAAGTTCGAAGGGACTACCGATTTTACCAACGGGTCTTCGTTTAGATTCTTTGGCGAAATGGACAACTGGAGTGACCCTGTGTTCGGGTACAGCTACTTCGCCGAAGGTTCGGTGACGGAAGTGCTCGGAGACAACGAAGATGCAGACAGCAATTTTGTAGTAGTGGGAGAGACCGGTAGCTATGCGATAGCCATTGACTTGACAGCCAAAACCATCGAGTTGACTCAAT
- a CDS encoding RagB/SusD family nutrient uptake outer membrane protein produces the protein MKANNIYTSILLLCILTLVSCVNDLDVSPTDPDVVSADKAYTTTADYKEGLAKLYATLALSGQQGPDGYPDIEGIDEGFGNYLRQYWNHQELTTDEAVLSWNDATIKDFHWHTWTANDGFIAAMHSRIMYTVALCNEYLRAAAGHSEAEVQRFHAEARFLRALAYAHGVDLFGAMPFVTEEDLPGAFFPERITREDLFAYVVDELTEILPLLGDARFEYGRADQGAAGMLLAKMYLNAEVYIGESRYDECLTALQPVLAAGYTIPTAYMHSFVADNHTSPEMIFPITYDGLQTQTWGGMVYLLHSQIGGSMDALGMFGTGDAWSGLRTTSALVNKFDLTNDTRALFWTDGQSLEINDIGLFSDGYAITKYRNRKLNGDLSDSNQSVQVDTDFPLFRLADAYLMYAEAVLRGGQGGSRAQALTYVNALRTRAYGDNSGNIVDADLDLNFILDERARELYWEGHRRTDLVRFEQFTDGTYQWPWKGKVKDGMATGSFRDVFPVPSAQLVANPNLTPTDGY, from the coding sequence ATGAAAGCAAATAATATTTATACATCGATCCTATTGTTGTGCATACTGACACTCGTGTCTTGTGTCAATGATTTGGATGTCAGCCCTACCGATCCAGACGTAGTGAGTGCTGACAAGGCTTATACGACTACTGCAGACTATAAAGAGGGGCTGGCAAAGCTCTATGCAACACTGGCACTCAGTGGACAGCAAGGACCCGATGGATATCCTGATATCGAAGGGATCGACGAAGGGTTTGGCAACTACTTGCGTCAGTATTGGAATCATCAAGAGTTGACGACCGACGAAGCAGTCCTCTCATGGAACGATGCGACGATCAAGGATTTTCACTGGCATACATGGACGGCCAACGATGGATTCATCGCTGCGATGCATTCACGGATCATGTACACTGTAGCACTGTGCAACGAGTACTTGCGTGCTGCTGCAGGACATTCGGAAGCGGAAGTTCAGCGGTTTCATGCCGAGGCGAGATTTTTGCGTGCTTTGGCCTATGCTCATGGAGTGGACTTGTTTGGCGCGATGCCTTTTGTGACGGAGGAGGATTTGCCAGGAGCATTCTTTCCTGAGCGTATCACGAGAGAAGATTTGTTTGCCTATGTAGTGGATGAGTTGACGGAAATCCTGCCGTTGTTGGGCGATGCACGCTTCGAGTATGGCCGTGCCGACCAAGGAGCAGCAGGGATGCTCTTGGCCAAAATGTACCTCAACGCCGAAGTATACATTGGTGAATCGAGATACGATGAGTGTTTGACAGCCTTGCAGCCCGTGCTTGCTGCGGGGTATACAATCCCGACGGCCTACATGCACAGTTTTGTGGCGGACAACCATACCAGTCCGGAGATGATTTTTCCGATTACTTACGATGGGTTGCAGACGCAGACTTGGGGAGGCATGGTGTACCTACTGCACTCACAAATCGGTGGATCGATGGATGCCCTAGGGATGTTTGGGACAGGCGATGCGTGGTCCGGTTTGAGAACCACCTCTGCTTTGGTCAACAAGTTTGATTTGACCAACGATACGAGAGCTTTGTTTTGGACAGACGGACAGAGTTTGGAAATCAACGATATCGGACTGTTTTCGGATGGGTATGCGATCACCAAGTATAGAAATAGAAAATTGAATGGTGACCTATCGGACTCCAATCAGAGTGTGCAGGTAGATACTGACTTTCCACTGTTTAGATTGGCGGATGCCTACTTGATGTATGCCGAAGCAGTGCTACGTGGTGGACAAGGTGGGTCGCGTGCACAGGCTTTGACCTACGTCAATGCGCTGCGCACACGCGCCTATGGAGACAACTCTGGGAATATAGTCGATGCAGATTTGGACTTGAATTTCATCTTGGATGAAAGAGCGAGAGAACTCTACTGGGAAGGACACAGACGTACGGATTTGGTGCGTTTTGAGCAGTTCACAGACGGGACCTATCAGTGGCCTTGGAAAGGGAAAGTGAAAGATGGAATGGCTACAGGTAGTTTTAGAGACGTGTTCCCAGTGCCTTCAGCACAGCTGGTAGCCAACCCAAATCTTACTCCAACTGACGGTTATTAA